CTCGGACCAGCGCAGCGGCGACTACGGCGACATCAAGGACAAGTATCGGCCGGGGCACGCGGACTTCACGTTCGACGCGAAGTACGGGTTCCGAGACTACCGCGGCGGCGGGCGGTCGAGTGCGCGTGAAACGGTGAGCCGCGTCGCGGCCGGTGCGGTGGCCAAGAAGATCCTCGCGCTCGCGGGCATTCGGGTGCTCGGGTACGTGAAGCAGGTCGGCGACGTGATCGCGGACGTTCCCGATCCCACCGCGGTGACGCTGGAACAAGTCGAAGCGACGCCCGCGCGGTGCCCGGTGCCCGACACCGCGGCGAAAATGATCGCGCTGATCGATTCCGTTCGCATGGACCGCGATTCCATCGGCGGCGTGTGCGAACTCGTCGCAACCGGGGTTCCGCCGGGGTTGGGGGAGCCGGTCTTCGACAAGCTGAAGGCGGATCTGGGCAAGGCGCTGCTCTCGCTGCCCGCGGTGCTCGGTTTCGAGTACGGCGCCGGCTTCGCGGTCGCGAACATGCGTGGGAGCGCGAACAACGACGTGTTCGTTCCCCCGGAACCCCACGAATCACCAGTCGCCCCGGACGCGGCCGATTGCAACACCGCGGTGTGGGAACCGCACCACGAGGCGCCCGTGCGGACCGAGTCGAACCGCCACGGCGGGATGCTCGGCGGGATCTCCAGCGGGATGCCGATCGTGTGCCGCGTCGCGGTGAAGCCGACGAGCAGCATTCCGCGCTCGCAGCGCACCGTTACGCGGGCCGGGGAGCCGACCGAAATTCTCGTGAAGGGCCGTCACGATCCCTGTTTGCTCCCGCGCTTCGTGCCGATGGGCGAAGCCATGATCGCGCTCGTGTTGGTGGACCACCTCTTGCGGAGCCGCGCGAGCCGACTTCCCGGTTAGTACACGCGACGGCACATCGGTTGCATGATTGTCGTTCGTTTCCCGCAAGCCATGAGCGGGAAGGCGCGACAATCTCCCTCATCGCCCGAGGAGCAACCCGATGCAAACGATTAGCTCGACACTTTTTCTGGCCGCCAGCTTCGTTCTCGCGGGGACCGCCGAACCGCCCGCTGCGGAGAAGCCGCCATTAACACCCGAGAAACAAACTGCCGCCTCTTTGGAAGGCGGTTACGTAATCGCTTCCGGTGAAAGGGACGGGAAACCGATTCCGGAAGCCGAGATCGCAGGGGCCATCGTCAAGTTCACCGGCGATTCCATTCTCGGCACCGACAAGGACAAGAAGGAATTCTTCTCCGCGACCTACACGCTCGATACGTCGAAGACCCCGTGGGTCATCACGATGAAGGGCAAAGAGCCCAAAGAAATGACCGCGACGGGGCTTATCAAAAAAGAGGGCGACACGGTTACACTGATTTACGCGCTGCCCGGCGGTGAAGCGCCGAAGGAATTCATGACGCGGGAGAAGCAGCACCTCTTCGTGCTGAAGAGCAACAGCAAGGGCGTCAAAGACCCGAACAAGTTCACGAAAGAGCCGTAGGCCTCGAACCGCGGTCCGGGAATCTTCTCCGGGCTATTGCCATTTGATGCGCGGGGCGCCTACACTGGCATCGCCGTTAACCGAACGGCCATTTCAACCGGCTCATCGCCCCGATCGCGTTCGACGCTGCCTCGCCCCGACACTTCGCCCGGAACCCCCTCGCCCGACACGGAGGATTTCATGTCGATGTTCGTGCGCGCCGCACTGGTTGCGGTTCTGTGTCTGAACGTTCACGCGATGGCTATTTCGGCGGACAATGAGAAGCCAAAATTAGAAGGGCAACACCAGATCGTCGGCGGAGAGCGGAACGGTCAACCGGTCGCCGAGGCCGATTTCAAGGGCGCGACGTTCCGGTTCGCGGGCAACAAACTCACCGGCGCGAACAAGGACGGCACCGAGTTCCTGGTCGCCGAGTTTACACTCGATTCGACCAAGAGCCCGTGCGCGATCGTCATCAAGCCGACCGCCGGCAGCGACAAGGACAAGGAACTGTTCGGCCTGATCGAGCGGAAGGACAACACGATCCGCATCATCTACACGGGACCGGGCGGCGAAAAACCGACCGAGTTCAAGACGAAGACCAACCAGGCGATGTACACGCTGCGGTGTGAGAAATAGGGCGTTTCATTGGGACGATGTGATGTGGGCCGCGGCTTTTGTGCCGCGGCCCATGTCGTTTTTAGCGCTCCCAGGGCCGGCGCGGGGCCGACTGAGCGTGCATGTCGCTGAGGATTGAGTTCATCACGTCGTTGGTCACGTCGCGCCCACCGCTCAGGTTGATGAAGAGCGATTCGATGGTAAAGATGATCCCGAACGGGATCCCCCACCAGCCGAGCAGCATACTGGTGAGCGTTGGGCCGATCGATTTACCGAACGTCCCGTGACCGGCCCGGATGAAGTGGATGTCGGTGGGGTTTTTGAAGCTGACGACGAGGAGCGAGATCGCGTACTGAAAGATGACGAACTTACCGCCGTTGTTCACTTCTTCGGCGAGTTCGCCGACCGTCATACCGTCGATACCAACAATCTTCACGCGGCGACTCCGGGTAATGACCCCGCCGCGCGGAACCGATTCCGCGCGGCGGAGCGGACGAGCTTACACCGGGGAAAGCGCTTTCTCAAGAACCTTCCGCACCTCGCTCTTCGGGATGCGCTCCTGTTTGAGCGTGTCGCGGTCGCGGATGGTGACGGTGCCGTCCTTCATCGTGTCCCCGTCCACGGTGATGCAGAACGGCGTACCGGCCTCGTCCTGGCGCCGGTACCGGCGCCCGATCGCGCCGCTCTGGTCGTACACCACGTTGAAGAACGGCTTGAGTTCGCGGTAGAGCTTCTTCGCCTCCTCGTCCATGCCGTCCTTGTTCACGAGTGGGAAGATCGCGGCCTTGATCGGCGCGAGGCGCGGGTGGAACTTCATCACGATCCGCGTTTCCGGGTTCCCCTTCGCGTCGGGCGCCGTGTCCTCGGTGTACGCCTCGCACAACACCGCGAGCGTGAACCGGTCCGCCCCCGCACTCGGCTCGATCACGTGCGGCACGAACTGGAACTGTGCCTTTTCTTCCTTCTCCAGCTTCTTCTTCTCTTCCTCGCGCTTGGCCTTGTCGTCCTTGAACGCTTCGAGCCGCACTTGGAGGAGCGCGTTCCAGCCCTCTTCGTCGAAGTATTTCAGATCCTTTCCGCTGCGACTCGAGTGCGCGGAGAGGTCGAAGTCGCCGCGGTGCGCGACGCCCTCGAGTTCCTGCGGTTCGTCCGAGAACGGGAACATGTACTCGATGTCGGTGGTGCCGACCGAGTAGTGTGCCAGTTCCTCCTGGCCCTGTTCGCGCGGCACGAGGTTCTCGCTCTTCAGCCCCAGGCGCGAGTACCACTGCCGGCGCAGGTCGCGCCAGTACTCGTACCACTTCCGCGACTCGTTCGGGTGGCAGAAGAACTCGATCTCCATCTGCTCGAATTCGCGCGACCGGAACGTGAAGTTCCGCGGGTTGATCTCGTTGCGGAACGCCTTGCCCACTTGCGCGATCCCGAACGGCAGCTTCAGGCGCGACGAGTCCAGCACGTTCTTGTAGTTGGCGAAGATCCCCTGGGCCGTTTCCGGGCGCAGATACACCTTGTTCTCGTCCGACGCGATCGGCCCCGCGTGGCTCTCGAACATCAGGTTGAACGCGCGCGGTTCGGTGAGGGTACCGTCGCAGTCCTCCGCCGGGCACGGGCGCGGCCACGAGGCCGGGAGCGCGGTGGCCGAGTGGTACTCCAGTTGCGGCGCGGATTTCAGCGCGCGCCCGACCGGGTGCTTCTTCTTGTCGAGCTTGGCGATCTTCTCTTTGAGCAGCGGTTCGGCGTCCGTGGCGTTGTCGGCCTCGACCGAGATCGCGTGCGGGGTGTTGTCCACGACCGCGCAGGCGAAGTGGACCTTGTCCGCGCGGAACCGCTTCTTGCACTTGAGGCAGTCCACCATCGGGTCCGAGAACCCGCCCACGTGCCCGCTCGCGACCCACACGTTCGGGTTCATGATGATGGAGCAGTCCAGCCCGACCATGCGGATTTCCTGACCGTCCGGGCCGGGCGGCGGGTTGCGGACCATGTCCTGCCACCACGCCTCCTTGATGTTCCGCTTCAGTTCCACCCCGAGCGGCCCGTAGTCCCAGAACCCGTTGATCCCGCCGTAGATTTCCGAGGACTGGAAGATGAACCCCATGTCCTTGCAGAACTTCGCGAACTTCGCCATGTCGAGCTTGGTCGGCATCGAAAAAAACTCCACTCGGTCGGGCCATGTCGGAGAGTGTCTCGCGGCCCGGCCAGTTATGCGAAGCCCTTGGTCTGGACCCCGCTAATGTGAAAAATCGCCTGCAAAAACCGCAGTTTTCAGGGGCGATGCATAGAACGCCTGCACGGTATCTCTCTCTTCCGTGCGAGGCTCCCCGTGCCGCGTAAACCCTCCGTGTGGTTCCGAGAGCAGGACGGGTAGTACTACACTACCCTCAAGGGGAAGCAGATCAAGCTGTCCCAAGACGCCGCCAAACCCGAAGAACCGAAGAACGCCTCCCGCGTGTCGCTACGGAAGCTCGCCGACGAGTTCCTCGTGTGGTGCGCGAGCAACGTCGGTAAAGACGCCTTCCGCTGGCGGAAGCGGGCGCTCCAGTCCTTCTGTGATTATGTCGGTGCGGTCAAGGCGGGTGATCTGACCGTGCGCCAGGTCGAGCGGTGGCTGGAGTCGAAGGCGTGGAAGCCGAACACCAAGACCAGCGCACGCGGCGCGCTCCAGGCGTGCCTCA
This region of Gemmata massiliana genomic DNA includes:
- the aroC gene encoding chorismate synthase; translation: MAGNTFGKLFRVTTSGVSHGPGYLCIIDGCPAGLELSVEDLLPDLRRRRPGQSKLTTQRDESDTPEIWSGVFEGKTDGTPIGILFRNSDQRSGDYGDIKDKYRPGHADFTFDAKYGFRDYRGGGRSSARETVSRVAAGAVAKKILALAGIRVLGYVKQVGDVIADVPDPTAVTLEQVEATPARCPVPDTAAKMIALIDSVRMDRDSIGGVCELVATGVPPGLGEPVFDKLKADLGKALLSLPAVLGFEYGAGFAVANMRGSANNDVFVPPEPHESPVAPDAADCNTAVWEPHHEAPVRTESNRHGGMLGGISSGMPIVCRVAVKPTSSIPRSQRTVTRAGEPTEILVKGRHDPCLLPRFVPMGEAMIALVLVDHLLRSRASRLPG
- a CDS encoding TIGR03067 domain-containing protein, coding for MQTISSTLFLAASFVLAGTAEPPAAEKPPLTPEKQTAASLEGGYVIASGERDGKPIPEAEIAGAIVKFTGDSILGTDKDKKEFFSATYTLDTSKTPWVITMKGKEPKEMTATGLIKKEGDTVTLIYALPGGEAPKEFMTREKQHLFVLKSNSKGVKDPNKFTKEP
- a CDS encoding TIGR03067 domain-containing protein, which encodes MSMFVRAALVAVLCLNVHAMAISADNEKPKLEGQHQIVGGERNGQPVAEADFKGATFRFAGNKLTGANKDGTEFLVAEFTLDSTKSPCAIVIKPTAGSDKDKELFGLIERKDNTIRIIYTGPGGEKPTEFKTKTNQAMYTLRCEK
- a CDS encoding glycine--tRNA ligase — translated: MPTKLDMAKFAKFCKDMGFIFQSSEIYGGINGFWDYGPLGVELKRNIKEAWWQDMVRNPPPGPDGQEIRMVGLDCSIIMNPNVWVASGHVGGFSDPMVDCLKCKKRFRADKVHFACAVVDNTPHAISVEADNATDAEPLLKEKIAKLDKKKHPVGRALKSAPQLEYHSATALPASWPRPCPAEDCDGTLTEPRAFNLMFESHAGPIASDENKVYLRPETAQGIFANYKNVLDSSRLKLPFGIAQVGKAFRNEINPRNFTFRSREFEQMEIEFFCHPNESRKWYEYWRDLRRQWYSRLGLKSENLVPREQGQEELAHYSVGTTDIEYMFPFSDEPQELEGVAHRGDFDLSAHSSRSGKDLKYFDEEGWNALLQVRLEAFKDDKAKREEEKKKLEKEEKAQFQFVPHVIEPSAGADRFTLAVLCEAYTEDTAPDAKGNPETRIVMKFHPRLAPIKAAIFPLVNKDGMDEEAKKLYRELKPFFNVVYDQSGAIGRRYRRQDEAGTPFCITVDGDTMKDGTVTIRDRDTLKQERIPKSEVRKVLEKALSPV